A window of Variovorax paradoxus EPS genomic DNA:
AACGCCAACCCCTCGACCACCGCCGTCTTGCCGACCCCGGCCTCGCCGGTGAGGATGGGGTTGTTCTGGCGCCGGCGCATCAGGATGTCGATGACCTGGCGGATCTCGGTGTCGCGGCCGATCACCGGGTCGAGCGCACCGTCTTTCGCGCGCTGCGTGAGGTTGGTGGTGAACTGGTCGAGCGCGGGCGTCTTGCCGGGCACGCCCGCGGCCAGCGCATCGGCCGGCGCTTGCTGCGCGTCGCCTTCCGTGGCCGCACCGCCCGAGGCGCCGGCTTCGGCCGCTTCGCTCGAACCGTCGGTGAGCTTGTCGAAGTCGTGCTTCAGGTCTTCGAGGCGGATCTTCGCGAACAGCGGCGAGCCGCGCTGCGCGAGTTGTGCGAGGTCGGGTTCGGTCAACAGCGCGAGCAGCAGGTGGCCCGAGCGGATCTGCGCCACGTGCGCATCGAGCGAGGCCAGGAGCCACGCCTGCTGAAACAACTGCTGCAGGTGCTGCGAGAACACCGGCGTGCGCGTGTTGCCGTTCTTGAAGGTCTGGATCTCGCGCTCCAGGTCCGACTGGATCGCGGTCGCGCTGATGCGGTTGGCGCGCAGCACGCGCGCGAGGTCGTTGTCGGTCTGCTCCAGCAGCGCCAGGAACAGGTGCTCCAGGTCCACTTCGTAGTGGCCGTTGGCCAGGCACAGATTGGCCGCGCGCTGCGTGGCCATGCGTGCGCTGGCGTTGAGCTTGGTGATCAGTGTTTTCAGCGATGTGCTCATGAACGGTGGTTGTCTTCTGTCGGTCTTCTTCGTTGAAAGGTCGCTGCCGGTTGCTGCTGCATTAATTACTGCAGGGGCTGGAGTTCGTACTGGGTGTCGCTGCGGTCGCTCTCGGCTTCGCCGGTGGCGATGAAGCTGTCCCAGCCGAGATGGCTGCCGCCACCGTCGCTCAGCTGCACGGCGGCGACTTCCTCGCGAGCCAGGATCAATCGCACCTCGTACTCGCAGGTCACGCCGGCGAGCAGCGCCAGCATTTTTTCGAGCGCCTTCGCATGCGCGCGGCCCGGGAAGAATTCGCGCAGTGCGCTGCGCTTGAGCGGGCCGATCCACAGGCGGATGCGCAGGTCGCGCTGCCAGATGCGTTCTCCCGCCATCGCGTTCTGCCCGAGGCTCACGTTGCCTTCCCCTAGGCGCGAGCGCTGCTGCTCGGGCATGTCGTACCACTTGCCCAGAAACTGCTCGATGCGGATGTTGCTGCGAAAGTAGTCGGACAGCACGCGCTGCAGATACGCAGCCGACATCGGCCGATGACGCACCGCGGCCGCATAGCCGGCCACGGTTTCGTCGAACACCGTACCGGTGCCGTCGGTGAGCGGATCGCGCTGGGCCGTGTGCTCCAGCCCCGCCATCGACAGCAGCACCGGCAGATAGGCGCGGCTGCGTTCGTGCTCGTAGTGCAGCGGCAGGCGGTACTTGCGCCAGGCCGCATAGAAGAGCGCGGTCGCGCGATTGGTGAACACGTCGAGAAACGCGCGCGCCGAGCTGTCGCGCAGGTGTTGCTCCCGGCGCATCAGCATCTCGGTGTAGACGATGGGCAAGGCACCCGACACGCCCAGCATGCCGAAGGAGGCGGGCGTGAGTTCGATGCGGCCGAGCCCATGCGCGTCTTCGCCCTGCACGGGCGGCTCGCACAGTTCAGCGCTCGACACCAGCTGGCCCACCGCATCGCGCACCGCCAGTGCCTCGATCTCGCTGGGCGGGAAGGCAAGGCTCGTCGAGCTGCGAAAGCGCAGCCAGCGCGGCACCATGCGCTCGCCGGGCACCAGGCGATGGTGCACGTCGCGCTCCTGCCGCTTGAGCAGCACGAGTTCGAGCAACCGCACCGCCTGGAAGAACTCGAAGCGGTACGGTTCGCGCAGCAGCCGGTCGGCTACAGCAGGATCGATTCGCCGCTGCGGGGTTTGCATCGCACCAGCTCCTCCTTGTCGCGCGCCGAAACGATCACCAGCTGGGTGAAGCTGTTCAGGTGCACATAGAGACCGAAGAAATGATCCATCACGCGCGCAAAAGCCTGCAGGCTGCTGCCGACGAAGCCGGCCTCGTCGACCGTGAGCTTGAGTTCGATGCCGCGCACGAAGGTGGCGAAGGGCTTGCCCGGCAGCCACTGCGTGGTGGCCTGCTGGTCGATGCCGGTGATGGCCTCGATCTGCCGCGCCGACACGGCGGATCGGCCGAGGTCGTACAGGCGCAGCATCTCCTTGAGTGCCGGCAATCCGCTGGTGGCCAGCGACAGGTGGTTGAGCGACAGGTGCGACACCAGCCGCCACTGCACGCCCTTGCCGCGCGGCATGCGCAGCGTCTGCGTGGGGCGGCGCAGCATGCGGATCGAGCGCGCCACCGAGTTGCCCTCGATGAACAGGTCGCCGCCCGGCAGGCCGAACGCCAGCGAATGCGGCAGGTCGCGGTTGGTGCAGGTGAGGTCGATGCTCAGCGTTTCCGTTTGCGGCAGCGAGGGCTGGAAGTCGATGTCGACGATCGAGAGCTCGGTCTCGTAGCCCGGGCTCTTCTGCGCCACCAGTTCGTTGCGCCGCGCGAACCAGTAGTGCTCGGCTTCCTTCGGATGCTCGCCGTGATGCAGCGAGTAGAAAGGGCGAAACTCGATGTAGGCGTCGCCCTCGGCGGTCTGCTTCACGAGCTTGACCGAGTCGATGCTGTAGACCTCGAAGCCGAAGGCCCGGCGCGCATCGGCCACCACCGGATATGCGGCCGCGGCGTGCGTCACGCGGATCGGATCGCTGCGCTGCTTGAAGAGGTTGATGACGGGCGTGCAGCCCAGGCGCAGGTTGCGGCTGGACACGCCTTCGAGCAAACGCGCCGTGGGCGAATCGGCGCGCACGCCGGTCATCACGAGGTGCAGCGTGATCGAGCGGCACGAGCCGATGTGGCGCAGCGCGTTCGCCAGGTCGATGTCGACGAAGTTGAACTTCTCGGGGAACGCAAAGTATTCGCTCAGCAGCCGGTAGGCGGGGTGCGAACGCGGCGGCAGCTCGATGAGCGCATCGGCCTCGTCGAAGCCGACCGGATGCAGCGCCTCGCCCTGCACCTGCGTCCATTTGCCGCTGCGCTCGGGCTCCACGAAAACGGCGGCCGTCTTCAGGAAGATCACATCGGCCAGCGCGGTGGCGAGCGAGGGCTCGGCGTCGATGAAGGTGCGCAAGCGCGCCATGGTGAGCGCGAGCGTGCCGAGCGACTTCTGCTCGCCGGTGGCTTCGAGCGTGATCGAGAGGCATCCCGTGGCGTTGCGCGGCAGCGAGGCATGCGCGGGCGCATTCACCACCGAATGGAACACCACGTTGGACACCTGCACGGCTGCCAGCGTCACGTCGTAGACGCTGCGAAAGCGGCACGCGCCGCCGCGCACCGGCTGCGAGGTGAGCTCGGTGCCGCGCGCGATGGTGACGGGCTTGCTCAGCTTCGCGAGCGCCGCGCCGCCGGCATCGAACTGCGCGATCGAGCACGAAGGAAACGGCCGCAGGTAGTGCGGGTACAGCACCTCGAGCAGCGCCTCGGTGAGCTCGGGGTAGTCGTCGTCGAGCTTCTTGCTGATGCGCGCGGTGAGCAGCGCGAACGACTGGATCATCCGCTCGACGTGCGGGTCCTCGCTGCTGTCGGCGGAGATGGCCAGGCGCGCCGCGATCTTGGGGTAGCCCTTGGCGAACTCTTGCGAGTAGCCGCGCAGGAACGCAAGCTCTCGTTCGTAGAAGGGCAGCAATTCATCCATGGCGTGGCGCTTCAGGCAGAGCGGCTCTTGCCGGTGCCGCGTGTGATCGAGTACTGCAGCGTCGTGGGCTGCAGCATCGCGTCGAAGTTCACCGGCTCGGCGAGCTCGGGCAGCACGAGCAGGGCGGTGATTCCGAAATAGAGCATGTTGGTGCTGGTCTGGCCGTCGACCTCGAGCGTCACGACGACGTCGCGCAGCCGCGACTCGTGGCGGGCAATGGCCTGCTCCAGCGAGCGGCAGATGAACGAGCGGTCGTAGTGGCTCGCAAGGCTCAGGCCCGAGAAATCGCTCAGGCCGTAGGTCATGACGGAACGCCGACACTCGGGAAACGACTCGAGCTTCGCGTCGTTGAAGACCATGCGCGTGTTGAGCAGCGATTCGAGGTCGCGCGCGACCATGTTCTTGACCTCTTCGAGCGACAGGTGCCTGAGCACCGGCGAAGCCGGCCCGCGCCAGTCGTCATCGAAGAGTTTGTCGAGCAAGCCCGGTTCGAATCCATTCATGGGTCTCTCGCCTCGTGCTTTGGATATCGGGCATGGGCGCCGCGCGTGATGGGCGGCGCCAAAAAGAAACCGCGGCCCTCGCGCCGCGGTCGACATGGCCCGAAGGGCGTCAGACCGAGTAGGTCTTGTCGTTCTTGGTCAGGCTCCAGGCGCCTTGCGAATTGCCGCCCTGGTTGCCGCCGATTTTTTGCTGCGTGTACTTCCACTGCACGGCGGCGTACTTCAGCGAGAAGGTCTCGCTCGGCACGCTGGCCACGTCGTTGCTCACGACCTTCGGGTTCACGCTGGCGATCAGCACGTACTTGAGCTTGATCTCCATGTACTGCACGCGCTTGCCTTCGCCGTCGGCGCGGTAGAACTGCACGGTCACCTCGTCGAAGGTGGTGCCGCCCGAAGCGTGCTGATACAGCAGCGGGCTGACCACGTCCATGTCCTTGGTGAAGATCATTTCGCCGTGCTCGCAGCGCTCGGCGGTGTGGCCGCCGGCGGTCGATGCGGTGGCCGAACGCGGCTGCACGATGCTGTGCTGCCAGGAGCTGACCTCGACCCAGTCCTTGTGGTCCTTGTCCTGCGACTCGCCGTTGATGGCCGGGCTGCCGAACTTGACGTAGATATCCTTCATGTTTCTTCCCCTTCTTGATTGATTGACTGATTGACTGACAGTTAACGTGTTGATGCGCAGCCCCTCGGCCGCGCGTCCGATCCGCCTCTTCTTACTTATTCACTGACTTCGGCAGATCGGCGACCAAGCGCAGTGAAATCGACAGCTCATCCAGTTGAAAGTGGGGCCGCAGGAAAGCGACCGCACGGTAGACACCAGGCCGGCCGGGCACTTCGCCCACCTGGATGGACGCTTCCCGCAAGGGGAATTGCGCCTTCTGTTCCTGCGTCGCGTTGTCGTCGAGCAGCACGTACTGCGCGATCCAGCGATTGAGGAACTGTTCGACGTTGTGTGCCGAGGCAAAGCTGCCGATCTTGTCGCGCATCATGGCCTTGAGGTAGTGCGCGATGCGGGACACGGAGAAGATGTACTGCAGCTGCGCCGAGAGCACCGCGTTGGCGTTGGCGCTGTCGGTGTTGTACTTCTTGGGCTTCTGCAGCGACTGCGCACCGAAGAAGGCCGCGTAGTCGGAGTTCTTGCAGTGCACGAGCGGAATGAAGCCCAGGTCGCTCAGTTCCTTCTCGCGCCGATCGGTGATGGCGATCTCGGTCGGGCACTTCAGGGCGATCTCGCCCTCGTCGGTCTTGAAGGTGTGCGTGGGCAGGTCTTCGACCAGGCCGCCGCCTTCCACGCCGCGGATCGCGGCGCACCAGCCGAAGTCGTCGAACGCGGCCGTGAGGCGCGTGGCGAACGCCCAGGCGGCGTTGCACCAGAGGTACTTGGAATGGTCGGTGCCGTCGACGTCTTCCACGAAATTGAAGCTGTCGACCACCGTGCCTTCGCGCGGGTGATAGGGCAGCCGGCCGAGGAAGCGCGGCAGCGTGAGGCCCACGTAGCGCGAGTCTTCCGAATCGCGGAACGACTTCCACTTGGCGTATTCGACGGTGTCGAACACCTTGGCCATGTCGCGCGGCTTGCCCAGGTCGTCGAAGCTCTCCAGGCCCAGCAGCTCGGGCGACGCGGCGCCGATGAAGGGCGCGTGGGCGGCAGCGGCCACGTGCGCCATCTGGTCGAGGAAGTACATGTCTTCCGGCTGGCGCGTGACGGCGAAGTCGCCGACCAGTGCGCCGAAGGGCGCACCGCCGAAGGTGCCGAATTCTTCTTCGTAGACCTTCTTGAACATCGCGCTCTGGTCGAACTCGACGGCCGCCTTGAAGTCGCGGATCAGGTCGCGCTTGGTGGCGTTGATGACCTTGATCTTGAGCATCGTGCCGGTGGGCGTTTCCTTCACGAGGTACTCGAGGCCGCGCCAGGTGCTCTCGAGCTTCTGGAACTCGGGCGCGTGCATCACGGCGCTCAGCTGCGCGGAGATGAGCGCGTCCAGATCGGCCACGCGGGCGTCGATCATGGCCGAGACGTTGTCGGAGACGATCACCGAGCCTTCGAGCACCTGGCTGACCAGTTCGCCGATGAGGTCCTTGGCGCGGGTGTGCTCGGCGTCGGACTTGGCGACCTTGCTCTTCTCGACGATCTGGTCGAGCAGGTCGACCGAAGCTTCAGGCGAGGCGGCACCGCTGGATGCCGAAAGTGCTTGCGCAGTCATGTTCAGCTTCCGTCCTTCTTGCCGGCGCCCTGCCCCAGGCGCTGGAGTTGCTCGGTGTTGTTCAGCACGTCGGCCAGCAGGTCTTCGAGCTTGCTGTTGCCGGCCATCTTGTTGCGCAGGTCCGCCAGCTTGGTGCGCGCGTCGAGCAGGCGCTTGAGCGGCTCGATCTGGTCGACCACGGCCTCGGGCGAGAAGGCGTCCATCGAATTGAAGGTGAGGTCGACGCCGAAGGTGCCGCCGCGCTCGTCGAGCTTGTTCTCCACCTGGTAGGCCGCGCGCGGGGCCAGGCCCTTCATGACGTCGTCCAGGTTGTCGCGGTCGACATTGACGAACTTGCGGTCCTTCAGCTTGGGCTGCTCGACCTCGGACTGGCCAGCCAGGTCGGCGACCACGCCAACGACGAATGGCAATTCCTTTTTCTCGATGGCGTCACCGAGTTCCACGTCGTACGTGAGTTGCACGCGCGGCGGGCGCACTTTCTGCAGGCGCTTTTGCACACTCTGTCTTTTGGTCGCCATGACTTCAATACCTTCCGAATAGGACTGCGAGACGAATTACTACTTTTGTGCGTCTTATTGCGAGCACGCACGCAATTCAATTAATACTTTGGTTTAGAAAACCAATTCAATGTGCCAAAAAGATTTACTTGAGCGCATCGAACGGATTGGCGCTTCCACCCGCGCGCGGTGCGGCGGCAGGCGCCGGACGCGCCGCCGGTGCCGGCACCGGACGTGCGGCGGCAACCGGGGTGGGCGGCGAAGCAGGCGATGCCGAGGCCGACGGGGCGGGCGCGGGGGCCGGACTGCTGGCCACGGGACGGCGCACAGGCGGCTTGGCGTCGGCGCCGGTCGGCACCAGCACGGAAAGGCCGAGGGTTTCGCGCAGCAGCGCGGCGAGCCGGTAGGCGTCGGCGTTGACGTCGCCGCTCAGGGTGTTGTCCTTGCCCAGGTCCTCGATGGAACGGGCTGCCAGACGAAGCCCGCCCACGGCGGTGATGCTCTTGGCCTGGCGGCTGGTGGGGTCGCGGCGCAGCGTTTCCTCGGCGGACGAGATGGCGAGGCTGTAGCGGCCTTCGTTGAAGTAGATCTGCGCGATGCGCGACCACGGCTCGCCGCGGGTTGGGTTGTCGGTGGCGATCTTCTGGTACTGGCGGATGGCTGCGGACTTGTCGCCGGTGGCAGCGGCTGCGGCGGCGTCGGCTTCAGCCAGGCTCTTGTTGAAGGCCTCGGCGGACTGCGCGACCGCGGCGTCTGGTGTTGTGGTGCAGCCCGACAGGAAGCTGGTGGCTGCGATGGCACCAGCAATCATCGTGCAAGTCATGTACTTTCGAATCAACACAATCCCTCCGCTTGGATCTGACTTTTTTTGGCGGGCCGCAATGATTCAATACGTTGCGGCCAATGGACAATACACGATACTACATATTTGTTTCCACTTGAATAACTAAAGTCACGTAACCCAAACTGCTTAATTGCGAAACCAAAGGGCTAATTATTTAAGCCTAATGACATCAATTGATTGCAGTTACATCAGCAGTCCTAATGAAAATACCAGTCACGATTGGCGCGCTGCTGATGACGCTCCTGCTCGCCGGGTGCAGCTCTCCAGCCCTCACGATCGCCAACATCGCCCTGGAGGCGAGCGGCCTGAAAAAGCCCGAGTTGCCCGAGTCGCAGAAGCCGCCGCGCAAGGTGTCGATGTCGATCGCGGCGGGCAAGAACCTCAACGCCGACAGCCGCAAC
This region includes:
- a CDS encoding Hcp family type VI secretion system effector, with product MKDIYVKFGSPAINGESQDKDHKDWVEVSSWQHSIVQPRSATASTAGGHTAERCEHGEMIFTKDMDVVSPLLYQHASGGTTFDEVTVQFYRADGEGKRVQYMEIKLKYVLIASVNPKVVSNDVASVPSETFSLKYAAVQWKYTQQKIGGNQGGNSQGAWSLTKNDKTYSV
- the tssF gene encoding type VI secretion system baseplate subunit TssF; translation: MDELLPFYERELAFLRGYSQEFAKGYPKIAARLAISADSSEDPHVERMIQSFALLTARISKKLDDDYPELTEALLEVLYPHYLRPFPSCSIAQFDAGGAALAKLSKPVTIARGTELTSQPVRGGACRFRSVYDVTLAAVQVSNVVFHSVVNAPAHASLPRNATGCLSITLEATGEQKSLGTLALTMARLRTFIDAEPSLATALADVIFLKTAAVFVEPERSGKWTQVQGEALHPVGFDEADALIELPPRSHPAYRLLSEYFAFPEKFNFVDIDLANALRHIGSCRSITLHLVMTGVRADSPTARLLEGVSSRNLRLGCTPVINLFKQRSDPIRVTHAAAAYPVVADARRAFGFEVYSIDSVKLVKQTAEGDAYIEFRPFYSLHHGEHPKEAEHYWFARRNELVAQKSPGYETELSIVDIDFQPSLPQTETLSIDLTCTNRDLPHSLAFGLPGGDLFIEGNSVARSIRMLRRPTQTLRMPRGKGVQWRLVSHLSLNHLSLATSGLPALKEMLRLYDLGRSAVSARQIEAITGIDQQATTQWLPGKPFATFVRGIELKLTVDEAGFVGSSLQAFARVMDHFFGLYVHLNSFTQLVIVSARDKEELVRCKPRSGESILL
- the tssB gene encoding type VI secretion system contractile sheath small subunit: MATKRQSVQKRLQKVRPPRVQLTYDVELGDAIEKKELPFVVGVVADLAGQSEVEQPKLKDRKFVNVDRDNLDDVMKGLAPRAAYQVENKLDERGGTFGVDLTFNSMDAFSPEAVVDQIEPLKRLLDARTKLADLRNKMAGNSKLEDLLADVLNNTEQLQRLGQGAGKKDGS
- a CDS encoding lipoprotein, which translates into the protein MIAGAIAATSFLSGCTTTPDAAVAQSAEAFNKSLAEADAAAAAATGDKSAAIRQYQKIATDNPTRGEPWSRIAQIYFNEGRYSLAISSAEETLRRDPTSRQAKSITAVGGLRLAARSIEDLGKDNTLSGDVNADAYRLAALLRETLGLSVLVPTGADAKPPVRRPVASSPAPAPAPSASASPASPPTPVAAARPVPAPAARPAPAAAPRAGGSANPFDALK
- the tssC gene encoding type VI secretion system contractile sheath large subunit, whose amino-acid sequence is MTAQALSASSGAASPEASVDLLDQIVEKSKVAKSDAEHTRAKDLIGELVSQVLEGSVIVSDNVSAMIDARVADLDALISAQLSAVMHAPEFQKLESTWRGLEYLVKETPTGTMLKIKVINATKRDLIRDFKAAVEFDQSAMFKKVYEEEFGTFGGAPFGALVGDFAVTRQPEDMYFLDQMAHVAAAAHAPFIGAASPELLGLESFDDLGKPRDMAKVFDTVEYAKWKSFRDSEDSRYVGLTLPRFLGRLPYHPREGTVVDSFNFVEDVDGTDHSKYLWCNAAWAFATRLTAAFDDFGWCAAIRGVEGGGLVEDLPTHTFKTDEGEIALKCPTEIAITDRREKELSDLGFIPLVHCKNSDYAAFFGAQSLQKPKKYNTDSANANAVLSAQLQYIFSVSRIAHYLKAMMRDKIGSFASAHNVEQFLNRWIAQYVLLDDNATQEQKAQFPLREASIQVGEVPGRPGVYRAVAFLRPHFQLDELSISLRLVADLPKSVNK
- the tssG gene encoding type VI secretion system baseplate subunit TssG, whose protein sequence is MQTPQRRIDPAVADRLLREPYRFEFFQAVRLLELVLLKRQERDVHHRLVPGERMVPRWLRFRSSTSLAFPPSEIEALAVRDAVGQLVSSAELCEPPVQGEDAHGLGRIELTPASFGMLGVSGALPIVYTEMLMRREQHLRDSSARAFLDVFTNRATALFYAAWRKYRLPLHYEHERSRAYLPVLLSMAGLEHTAQRDPLTDGTGTVFDETVAGYAAAVRHRPMSAAYLQRVLSDYFRSNIRIEQFLGKWYDMPEQQRSRLGEGNVSLGQNAMAGERIWQRDLRIRLWIGPLKRSALREFFPGRAHAKALEKMLALLAGVTCEYEVRLILAREEVAAVQLSDGGGSHLGWDSFIATGEAESDRSDTQYELQPLQ
- the tssE gene encoding type VI secretion system baseplate subunit TssE, with product MNGFEPGLLDKLFDDDWRGPASPVLRHLSLEEVKNMVARDLESLLNTRMVFNDAKLESFPECRRSVMTYGLSDFSGLSLASHYDRSFICRSLEQAIARHESRLRDVVVTLEVDGQTSTNMLYFGITALLVLPELAEPVNFDAMLQPTTLQYSITRGTGKSRSA